One genomic segment of Halalkalicoccus tibetensis includes these proteins:
- the dacZ gene encoding diadenylate cyclase DacZ — protein sequence MDPVSELLSGIVADADAVALFSPSGSLYDRFVEADLDADVIVIGTENTVDADTFVEIPLEFVDIEDLVEFGVGAAVGDGYVEDGDVVVCATASFDDEIDTVSRVRAAESVHSDLYDLFVNSRAEPDVIRSVLEVAIDLGKKGQKGKPVGALFVVGDAGNVMNKSRPLSYNPFEKSHVHVGDPIVNVMLKEFSRLDGAFVISDSGKIVSAYRYLEPAAEGIDIPKGLGARHMAGGAITRDTNATSIVLSESDGLVRAFKGGTLVLEIDPEEY from the coding sequence ATGGACCCTGTCTCCGAGCTCCTCTCGGGCATCGTCGCGGACGCCGACGCGGTCGCGCTCTTCTCGCCCAGCGGATCCCTGTACGACCGGTTCGTCGAGGCCGACCTCGACGCCGACGTGATCGTCATCGGCACCGAGAACACCGTCGACGCCGATACCTTCGTCGAGATCCCACTCGAGTTCGTCGACATCGAGGACCTCGTCGAGTTCGGAGTCGGGGCGGCCGTCGGCGACGGCTACGTCGAGGACGGCGACGTCGTCGTCTGTGCGACCGCGTCCTTCGACGACGAGATCGACACCGTCTCGCGGGTCCGGGCCGCGGAATCGGTCCACTCGGACCTCTACGACCTGTTCGTCAACTCCCGGGCCGAGCCCGACGTGATCCGCAGCGTGCTCGAGGTCGCGATCGATCTCGGCAAGAAGGGCCAGAAGGGCAAGCCCGTCGGCGCGTTGTTCGTCGTCGGCGACGCGGGCAACGTGATGAACAAGTCGCGCCCGCTCAGCTACAACCCCTTCGAGAAATCGCACGTCCACGTCGGCGACCCGATCGTCAACGTGATGCTCAAGGAGTTCTCGCGGCTCGACGGCGCGTTCGTCATCAGCGACTCGGGCAAGATCGTCTCCGCGTACCGCTACCTCGAACCCGCCGCCGAGGGGATCGACATCCCGAAGGGACTCGGCGCGCGCCACATGGCCGGCGGGGCGATCACGCGCGACACGAACGCCACGTCGATCGTTCTCTCCGAATCCGACGGCCTCGTGCGGGCGTTCAAGGGCGGGACGCTCGTCCTCGAGATCGACCCGGAGGAGTACTGA
- a CDS encoding PIN domain-containing protein, with protein MTLYDSSVLIDYLDGVSETVDYIETRYEERAITIPLVMFELYQGEVFRSGPAEFDALDGALDWLTVVEGTPDLARSAGELQDALYRRGEPLAARDAFIAGAAKGLDERLVVADSDFDVEVITDELDVEFV; from the coding sequence ATGACGCTCTACGACAGTAGCGTCCTCATCGATTACCTCGACGGTGTTAGCGAGACGGTAGATTACATCGAAACCCGCTATGAGGAGCGCGCGATCACGATCCCGCTGGTGATGTTCGAGCTATACCAAGGGGAGGTGTTCAGGTCCGGTCCGGCGGAGTTCGATGCCCTCGATGGCGCGCTCGACTGGCTCACCGTCGTCGAGGGAACCCCCGACCTCGCGCGCTCGGCGGGCGAGCTCCAGGACGCGCTTTACCGTCGCGGGGAGCCGCTCGCGGCCCGCGACGCGTTCATCGCCGGAGCCGCGAAGGGGCTCGACGAGCGGCTCGTGGTCGCCGACTCGGACTTCGACGTCGAGGTGATCACCGACGAACTCGACGTCGAGTTCGTTTGA
- a CDS encoding NOP5/NOP56 family protein — translation MSEGWFAGVTPDDGARAVREGRADAPEDWPALAVESGFADTREGYYERLHDASVAAASEEVRERERADDAQLVHAVRAMDDAERVANELAERVAEWGGSLGIDEGAGVEYARELAGHEPEDPVEERAVALASRTAAVADEADSLRGFIERTTPAVAPNLAVLAGPVLAARLIALAGGLGELAKKPSGTLQVLGAEDALFAHLRGHAPSPKHGIIFTHEYVRGTRPEDRGSAARALAGKLTIVARVDHYSGDRRPELDDELDDRIATIRAREDET, via the coding sequence ATGAGCGAGGGATGGTTCGCCGGGGTCACGCCCGACGACGGGGCGCGTGCGGTCCGCGAGGGCCGCGCCGACGCCCCCGAGGACTGGCCGGCGCTGGCGGTCGAGTCGGGGTTCGCCGACACGCGAGAAGGGTACTACGAGCGGCTTCACGACGCGAGCGTCGCGGCCGCCAGCGAGGAGGTCCGCGAGCGCGAGCGGGCCGACGACGCCCAGCTCGTCCACGCGGTCCGCGCGATGGACGACGCCGAGCGCGTCGCCAACGAGCTCGCCGAACGGGTCGCCGAATGGGGCGGCAGCCTCGGGATCGACGAGGGTGCCGGCGTCGAGTACGCCCGCGAGCTGGCCGGGCACGAGCCCGAGGACCCGGTCGAGGAGCGGGCGGTCGCGCTCGCCTCCCGGACCGCCGCGGTGGCCGACGAGGCCGATTCCCTCAGGGGTTTCATCGAGCGGACCACGCCCGCGGTCGCGCCCAACCTCGCGGTGCTTGCGGGGCCGGTGCTCGCGGCACGACTGATCGCGCTGGCCGGCGGGCTCGGCGAGCTCGCGAAGAAGCCAAGCGGCACCCTTCAGGTGCTCGGCGCCGAGGACGCGCTGTTCGCCCACCTGCGGGGCCACGCCCCCTCGCCCAAACACGGCATCATCTTCACCCACGAGTACGTCCGGGGCACCCGCCCCGAGGATCGGGGCTCGGCCGCCCGCGCGCTCGCGGGCAAGCTCACCATCGTCGCCCGGGTCGACCACTACTCGGGCGACCGCCGGCCCGAGCTCGACGACGAACTCGACGACCGCATCGCGACCATCCGGGCGCGGGAGGACGAGACATGA
- a CDS encoding fibrillarin-like rRNA/tRNA 2'-O-methyltransferase, which yields MSLPKGIERRDLGGSDRLATRGEPVYGEPTSEGWRAWDPNRSKLGAMLETGMETGLAGSDPEAGPYTGDTVLYLGAASGTTVGHVADFAGPTYAVEFAPRPVRDLVGVAEDRPNLFPLLKDARTPESYAHVVESGVDAIVQDVATRGQADVALRNREFLREDGRLLAAIKARSEDVTREPDEVFPEVLERLEEGYEVLGTERLEPYHDDHLAVVARPR from the coding sequence ATGAGCCTGCCCAAGGGGATCGAACGGCGCGATCTGGGCGGGTCCGATCGCCTCGCGACCCGCGGGGAGCCGGTCTACGGCGAGCCCACCTCCGAGGGGTGGCGCGCGTGGGACCCCAACCGCTCGAAGCTCGGCGCGATGCTCGAGACGGGGATGGAGACGGGGCTCGCGGGAAGCGATCCCGAGGCCGGTCCCTACACGGGCGATACGGTGCTCTACCTGGGGGCCGCGAGCGGCACCACCGTCGGCCACGTCGCGGACTTCGCGGGGCCGACCTACGCCGTCGAGTTCGCGCCCCGGCCCGTTCGGGACCTCGTCGGGGTCGCAGAGGACCGGCCGAACCTCTTTCCGCTGCTGAAGGACGCCCGCACGCCCGAGAGCTACGCCCACGTCGTCGAGTCGGGCGTCGACGCGATCGTCCAGGACGTCGCGACCCGCGGGCAGGCCGACGTGGCGCTCCGGAACCGCGAGTTCCTCCGCGAGGACGGCCGGCTGCTCGCGGCGATCAAGGCCCGAAGCGAGGACGTGACCCGCGAGCCCGACGAGGTGTTCCCCGAGGTCCTCGAGCGCCTCGAGGAGGGCTACGAGGTCCTCGGGACCGAGCGCCTCGAACCGTACCACGACGACCACCTCGCGGTGGTCGCCCGGCCCCGGTAA
- a CDS encoding acyltransferase, translating into MSDEIPPRHERVSRHPTPGRANSLWNWPDARHPLRIVVNYLAIVLARHSPSLRAKNWLLRRVGVTVGEGVSWGLESTPDVFWPELITVEDGAIIGYDATLLCHEFLQKEYRTGPVRVGERAMIGAGAVVLPGVEIGAGASVAANSLVTEDVPPGATAAGVPAEVRTPGE; encoded by the coding sequence GTGAGCGACGAGATCCCGCCCCGTCACGAGCGCGTGAGCCGCCACCCGACGCCGGGTCGCGCGAACTCGCTGTGGAACTGGCCCGACGCGCGCCACCCCCTCCGCATCGTCGTCAACTACCTCGCGATCGTTCTCGCGCGCCACTCGCCGAGCCTCCGGGCCAAGAACTGGCTGCTTCGGCGGGTCGGCGTCACCGTCGGCGAGGGCGTCTCCTGGGGGCTCGAATCGACGCCCGACGTCTTCTGGCCCGAGCTGATCACCGTCGAGGACGGCGCGATCATCGGTTACGACGCCACCCTGCTCTGTCACGAGTTCCTCCAGAAGGAGTACCGGACCGGGCCCGTCAGGGTCGGCGAGCGGGCGATGATCGGCGCGGGCGCGGTGGTCCTGCCCGGCGTCGAGATCGGCGCGGGCGCGAGCGTCGCGGCGAACTCCCTTGTGACCGAGGACGTGCCCCCGGGCGCGACCGCCGCGGGCGTCCCCGCTGAAGTGCGGACTCCCGGCGAGTGA
- a CDS encoding phosphopantetheine adenylyltransferase yields MQVALGGTFDPVHDGHRALFERAFELGDVTVGLTSDELAPETRREDRYVRPFDERKADLESELAALAEEHDREYEVMELEEPTGIATQPRFDALIVSPETEAGGERINELRRERGHDPLELVVVDHLRAEDGDVVSSTRIVNGEIDEHGNLTPDRDGRDRERSR; encoded by the coding sequence ATGCAGGTTGCGCTGGGTGGGACGTTCGATCCGGTACACGACGGGCATCGCGCGCTGTTCGAGCGCGCCTTCGAACTCGGGGACGTCACCGTCGGCCTCACGAGCGACGAGCTCGCGCCCGAAACCCGCCGGGAGGACCGGTACGTTCGGCCCTTCGATGAGCGAAAGGCGGACCTCGAAAGCGAGCTCGCGGCGCTCGCCGAGGAGCACGACCGCGAGTACGAGGTCATGGAGCTCGAGGAGCCGACGGGCATCGCCACCCAGCCCCGCTTCGATGCGTTGATCGTCTCGCCCGAGACCGAGGCCGGCGGCGAGCGGATCAACGAGCTCCGACGGGAGCGTGGCCACGACCCCCTCGAGCTGGTCGTCGTCGACCACCTCCGGGCGGAGGACGGCGACGTCGTCTCGAGCACCCGGATCGTCAACGGCGAGATCGACGAACACGGCAACCTCACGCCCGACCGTGACGGACGCGACCGCGAGCGTTCGCGGTAG
- a CDS encoding FAD-dependent oxidoreductase translates to MDDHERTHDESPWIATTDGPRHPPLEGDRTVEVAVVGAGIAGLSAAARLAEDGRDVAVIERDRVGAAVTGHTTAKVTSQHGLKYGHLLETVGEERARQYAEANEDALEEVAERSEGFDAEFERAPAYVYADDSESRGQVYDEAQAAKRLGLPAEFVGSEEVDLPYETAGAVRFADQGQFHPRKYVLGLAERVEEEGGAVFEETRATDLSGSGPYELETESGTVRAEHVVCATHFPVFDRGGFFARMKTKRSHVLGVRVAGEPPEGMYYNAGDPYRSIRVHELDGEPLVLVGGENHETAQGGSTRERYERLETFARTYFDVSEVEYRWSTQDYTTFDQVPYIGRLGPVGENAYVATGFGGWGMTGGVAAGEIISGLIRDGEHPHQEVFSPARVNGESAKTFVTHNAEVGAHFTADWARSLLAGEEAALEAGEGTVVKTDDGPVGVSRDESGEINAVSAICPHMKCVLRWNDGEESWDCPCHGSRFTPEGRVLDGPAIEDLPRREAREK, encoded by the coding sequence ATGGACGATCACGAGCGGACGCATGACGAGTCGCCGTGGATCGCGACGACCGACGGACCGCGACACCCGCCGCTCGAGGGCGATCGAACCGTCGAGGTCGCCGTCGTCGGCGCCGGCATCGCGGGGCTCTCCGCTGCTGCTCGCCTCGCCGAGGACGGCCGCGACGTGGCGGTGATCGAACGCGACCGGGTCGGGGCGGCGGTGACGGGCCACACCACCGCGAAGGTCACCTCCCAGCACGGGCTGAAGTACGGCCACCTGCTCGAAACGGTCGGCGAGGAGCGCGCGCGCCAGTACGCCGAGGCCAACGAGGACGCTTTAGAGGAAGTCGCCGAGCGAAGCGAGGGGTTCGACGCCGAGTTCGAGCGCGCCCCCGCCTACGTCTACGCGGACGACTCCGAGAGCCGCGGGCAGGTGTACGACGAGGCCCAGGCGGCGAAACGCCTCGGCCTGCCCGCGGAGTTCGTCGGGAGCGAGGAGGTCGACCTCCCCTACGAGACGGCGGGCGCGGTCCGCTTCGCCGATCAGGGCCAGTTCCATCCCCGCAAGTACGTCCTCGGGCTGGCCGAGAGAGTGGAGGAGGAGGGCGGCGCGGTCTTCGAGGAGACGCGCGCGACCGACCTGAGCGGGAGCGGCCCCTACGAGCTCGAGACCGAGTCGGGGACCGTCCGCGCCGAGCACGTCGTCTGTGCGACCCACTTCCCGGTCTTCGACCGCGGGGGGTTCTTCGCGCGGATGAAGACCAAGCGCTCGCACGTGCTCGGGGTCCGGGTCGCGGGCGAACCCCCCGAGGGGATGTACTACAACGCGGGCGACCCCTACCGGTCGATCCGGGTCCACGAACTCGACGGCGAGCCGCTCGTGCTGGTCGGCGGCGAGAACCACGAGACGGCACAGGGTGGCTCGACGCGCGAGCGCTACGAGCGCTTGGAGACGTTCGCCCGGACGTACTTCGACGTCAGCGAGGTCGAGTACCGCTGGTCGACCCAGGACTACACGACGTTCGACCAAGTCCCCTACATCGGCCGGCTCGGCCCCGTCGGCGAGAACGCCTACGTCGCCACCGGCTTCGGCGGCTGGGGGATGACCGGCGGGGTCGCGGCCGGCGAGATCATCTCGGGGCTGATCCGCGACGGCGAGCACCCCCATCAGGAGGTGTTCTCGCCCGCACGGGTCAACGGCGAGTCGGCCAAGACGTTCGTGACCCACAACGCCGAGGTCGGCGCGCATTTCACGGCCGACTGGGCGCGCTCACTGCTGGCCGGCGAGGAGGCGGCCCTCGAAGCGGGCGAGGGCACCGTGGTGAAGACCGACGACGGGCCGGTCGGGGTCTCCCGGGACGAATCAGGAGAGATCAACGCCGTCTCGGCGATCTGCCCGCACATGAAGTGCGTGCTGCGCTGGAACGACGGCGAGGAGAGCTGGGACTGCCCGTGTCACGGCTCGCGGTTCACCCCCGAGGGGCGGGTGCTCGACGGGCCGGCCATCGAGGACCTGCCGCGCCGCGAGGCGCGTGAAAAGTGA
- a CDS encoding glutamate--cysteine ligase, with product METGSAENFTRMGTLGIEEEFFVVDDSGRPVSGTDELVYANDPPGVLEDRLDHELFKFVIETQTPVIDSLSEAGDVLGEVRETLVSYAAEHGYRIAAAGLHPAAKWRELEHAEKPRYRSQLDRIQYPQHRNTTAGLHVHVGVDDADKATWIANEIRWFLPIMLALSANSPYWNGFDTGLQSARAKIFEGLPNTGMPTGFSSFSAFADFERLMVEQGSINDRGELWYDVRPHSDHGTVEVRTPDGQADPERVLAFVEYTHALVLDLAERYEDHADPWAAGHDHRRELLDENKWRAMRHGHEASFIARDRSGVVSLGEVVARECERLGVEGIGRIHAEGSGTARQRQLHHESGPEALYESLVLSP from the coding sequence ATGGAGACGGGTTCGGCCGAGAACTTCACACGGATGGGCACGCTCGGGATCGAGGAGGAGTTCTTCGTCGTCGACGACTCGGGCCGGCCCGTGTCGGGGACCGACGAACTCGTCTACGCGAACGACCCCCCCGGCGTTCTCGAGGACCGCCTCGATCACGAGCTGTTCAAGTTCGTGATCGAGACCCAGACGCCCGTGATCGACTCCCTCTCGGAGGCCGGCGACGTCCTGGGCGAAGTGAGAGAAACGCTCGTCTCGTACGCCGCCGAGCACGGCTACCGGATCGCCGCCGCGGGCCTGCATCCCGCCGCGAAGTGGCGCGAGCTCGAACACGCCGAGAAGCCCCGCTATCGCTCGCAGCTCGATCGCATCCAGTACCCCCAGCATCGAAACACGACGGCAGGGCTGCACGTCCACGTCGGGGTCGACGACGCCGACAAGGCGACCTGGATCGCCAACGAGATCCGCTGGTTCCTCCCGATCATGCTCGCCCTCTCGGCGAACTCGCCGTACTGGAACGGGTTCGATACCGGCCTCCAGTCAGCCCGCGCGAAGATATTCGAGGGGCTGCCCAACACCGGGATGCCGACGGGCTTCTCGAGCTTCTCGGCGTTCGCCGACTTCGAGCGCCTGATGGTCGAGCAGGGTTCGATCAACGACCGCGGGGAGCTGTGGTACGACGTCCGGCCCCACTCGGATCACGGCACCGTCGAGGTCCGCACGCCCGACGGCCAGGCCGATCCCGAGCGCGTGCTGGCGTTCGTCGAGTACACCCACGCGCTCGTTCTCGACCTCGCCGAGCGTTACGAGGACCACGCCGATCCGTGGGCCGCGGGCCACGATCACCGCCGCGAACTCCTCGACGAGAACAAGTGGCGCGCGATGCGCCACGGCCACGAGGCCTCCTTCATCGCGCGGGATCGCTCGGGGGTCGTCTCGCTGGGCGAGGTCGTCGCCCGGGAGTGCGAACGCCTCGGGGTCGAGGGGATCGGCCGGATCCACGCCGAGGGAAGCGGCACCGCGCGTCAGCGCCAGCTCCACCACGAATCGGGCCCCGAGGCGCTCTACGAGTCGCTCGTCCTGTCGCCATAG
- a CDS encoding haloacid dehalogenase type II has product MSFDPERITTVTFDSYSTLVDVDAAESALEERVEDPEPVSKLWRSRSLEYTFVANAIDAYQPFYEMNRDALQYALDAHGVDLPTEERDEILAVYHELDVFDDVREGIERLRDGGYDPYVVSNGNPGMLDSMVEHAGIGDLLEDTISADEIRTFKPAAELYRHAAARTGTPIGEIAHVTAGWFDVLGAKHAGMQSVWVDRKGSPWEPFGGDPDLTIERFDDLVEALGL; this is encoded by the coding sequence ATGTCGTTCGATCCCGAGCGCATCACGACGGTCACGTTCGACTCCTACAGCACGCTGGTCGACGTCGACGCGGCCGAGAGCGCCCTCGAGGAGCGCGTCGAGGACCCCGAACCGGTGTCGAAGCTCTGGCGATCGCGCTCGCTCGAGTACACGTTCGTCGCGAACGCGATCGACGCCTACCAGCCCTTCTACGAGATGAACCGCGACGCGCTCCAGTACGCCCTCGACGCCCACGGGGTCGACCTCCCGACCGAGGAGCGCGACGAGATCCTCGCGGTCTACCACGAACTCGACGTCTTCGACGACGTGCGCGAGGGGATCGAGCGCCTGCGCGACGGCGGCTACGACCCGTACGTCGTCTCGAACGGAAATCCAGGAATGCTCGACTCGATGGTCGAGCACGCGGGGATCGGCGACCTGCTCGAGGACACGATCAGCGCCGACGAGATCCGGACGTTCAAGCCGGCCGCGGAGCTCTACCGCCACGCCGCGGCACGAACGGGAACCCCGATCGGGGAGATCGCCCACGTCACCGCGGGCTGGTTCGACGTGCTGGGGGCGAAACATGCCGGGATGCAGTCGGTGTGGGTCGACCGGAAGGGCTCGCCGTGGGAGCCCTTCGGCGGCGATCCGGACCTGACGATCGAGCGCTTCGACGATCTGGTGGAGGCGCTGGGACTGTAG
- a CDS encoding CBS domain-containing protein, with product MDISDVATDEYVAVEPDTRIAELKPYFEDEHIDGVFVARDGECEGVITPREWLRSYRDDETAAERLAKAVPLFERTANVRDVARQLVESETRIAPVYVEGELWGAITQDAILEATLENLDVLEVRQIMTDDVVTISTDTTLGTAINRLREHGVSRLPISEDGRPEGMVTVKDIVDFVLRTPDRPTDGTRGGEDLDLIDLPVYDEMSRPAQTIGLEDTVAEAVNTMFEYDYDGLIVSPDYDERVAGVVTKTDVMRALSYTQEEGMDVQITNIDALRSTSREEVGERLLEISDKHRTMDVHHVHVRFKEHDESLRGQALYRCQVRMRTSEGQIAGTGEGYGGDEAFSLALETLERNVLERKGKRSDEEYRGQLLRKLGGL from the coding sequence ATGGATATCAGCGACGTCGCGACCGACGAGTACGTCGCGGTGGAACCGGACACCCGGATCGCCGAACTCAAGCCGTACTTCGAGGACGAGCACATCGACGGCGTGTTCGTCGCCCGGGACGGCGAGTGCGAGGGCGTGATCACGCCCCGCGAGTGGCTCCGCTCGTATCGCGACGACGAGACCGCCGCCGAGCGGCTCGCGAAGGCCGTCCCCCTGTTCGAGCGGACCGCGAACGTCAGGGACGTCGCCCGCCAGCTCGTCGAGAGCGAGACCCGGATCGCCCCGGTCTACGTCGAGGGCGAGCTCTGGGGAGCGATCACGCAGGACGCCATCCTCGAGGCGACCCTCGAGAACCTCGACGTGCTCGAGGTCCGCCAGATCATGACCGACGACGTCGTGACGATCTCGACGGACACCACGCTGGGGACGGCGATCAACAGGCTGCGCGAGCACGGCGTCTCCCGGCTGCCCATCAGCGAGGACGGGCGTCCGGAGGGGATGGTGACGGTCAAGGACATCGTCGACTTCGTCCTGCGGACGCCAGACCGGCCCACCGACGGCACCCGCGGCGGCGAGGACCTCGACCTGATCGACCTCCCCGTCTACGACGAGATGAGCCGGCCCGCCCAGACGATCGGCCTCGAGGACACCGTCGCGGAGGCCGTCAATACGATGTTCGAGTACGACTACGACGGGCTGATCGTCTCGCCCGACTACGACGAGCGCGTCGCGGGCGTGGTCACCAAGACCGACGTGATGCGCGCGCTCTCGTACACCCAGGAGGAGGGGATGGACGTCCAGATCACCAACATCGACGCGCTGCGCTCGACCTCCCGCGAGGAGGTCGGCGAGCGCCTGCTCGAGATCAGCGACAAACACCGGACCATGGACGTCCACCACGTCCACGTCCGGTTCAAGGAGCACGACGAGAGCCTCCGGGGCCAGGCGCTCTACCGATGTCAGGTCCGGATGCGGACCAGCGAGGGCCAGATCGCCGGCACCGGCGAGGGTTACGGCGGCGACGAGGCGTTCTCGCTGGCGCTCGAGACCCTCGAACGGAACGTGCTCGAACGGAAGGGGAAGCGAAGCGACGAGGAGTACCGCGGCCAGCTGCTGCGGAAGCTCGGCGGACTCTAA
- a CDS encoding mechanosensitive ion channel domain-containing protein: protein MQISILREPLVLALAVFVGVVVLGYVLGQLTKQVLTAIGIGDVVEGTAFDRTAQGLGSSTVSVVSRLSSWFIYAVGVLLALYVAGVLELHLLIGELAWLLPRAFIALFVVIAGIIAGDKIDLLIDERLRSVKFPEVGLVGTVAKYSVIYVAVLIALGQLGIATNALLVLLAVYVFGLVFLVAVAGRDLLASGAAGLYLFLNEPYGIGDQVRIGDRSGVVQEVELFVTRIEDDGTEYIVPNRTVFEEGASKRRS, encoded by the coding sequence ATGCAGATCTCGATCCTGCGCGAACCGCTGGTGCTCGCGCTCGCGGTGTTCGTCGGGGTCGTCGTCCTCGGGTACGTCCTCGGCCAGCTCACCAAACAGGTGCTGACCGCGATCGGCATCGGCGACGTCGTCGAGGGGACCGCCTTCGACCGCACCGCCCAGGGGCTCGGTAGCTCGACGGTCTCGGTCGTCTCGCGGCTGAGTTCGTGGTTCATCTACGCCGTCGGCGTCCTGCTGGCGCTGTACGTCGCGGGCGTGCTCGAGCTCCACCTCCTGATCGGCGAGCTCGCCTGGCTGCTGCCCCGGGCGTTCATCGCGCTGTTCGTCGTCATCGCCGGCATCATCGCGGGCGACAAGATCGACCTGCTGATCGACGAACGCCTCCGGAGCGTCAAGTTCCCGGAGGTCGGGCTCGTCGGTACGGTCGCCAAATACAGCGTCATCTACGTCGCGGTCCTGATCGCGCTCGGCCAGCTCGGGATCGCGACCAACGCCCTGCTGGTCCTGCTCGCGGTCTACGTCTTCGGGCTGGTCTTCCTCGTCGCGGTCGCGGGCCGGGACCTGCTCGCCTCCGGCGCCGCGGGGCTCTATCTCTTCCTCAACGAGCCCTACGGGATCGGCGATCAGGTGCGTATCGGCGACCGTTCCGGCGTCGTCCAGGAGGTCGAGCTGTTCGTCACCCGCATCGAGGACGACGGGACCGAGTACATCGTCCCCAATCGCACCGTCTTCGAGGAGGGCGCGAGCAAACGGCGGTCTTAG
- a CDS encoding DUF2267 domain-containing protein: MEPSEFYTMVRQQADLESNDEAETAAKAVLETLSERLAPGEAEEIAGELPNELAGTVGTEDASEEFGPEEFIARLEKRAGVDEEFATRATRATTHALEEAVGEAFVDAREQFPAEYDELFASAADTQ, translated from the coding sequence ATGGAACCCTCCGAGTTCTACACGATGGTCAGACAGCAGGCGGACCTCGAATCGAACGACGAGGCAGAGACGGCCGCGAAGGCCGTCCTCGAGACGCTCTCCGAGCGCCTCGCACCGGGTGAGGCCGAGGAGATCGCCGGCGAACTCCCCAACGAACTGGCCGGGACGGTCGGCACCGAGGACGCGAGCGAGGAGTTCGGCCCCGAGGAGTTCATAGCGCGGCTCGAGAAGCGCGCCGGGGTCGACGAGGAGTTCGCGACCCGGGCGACGCGCGCGACGACCCACGCCCTCGAGGAGGCGGTCGGCGAGGCGTTCGTCGACGCGCGCGAACAGTTCCCCGCGGAGTACGACGAGCTGTTCGCCAGCGCGGCCGACACCCAGTGA
- a CDS encoding transcription initiation factor IIB family protein has product MYRASDRLQNERWLADLDRAADELDLGSDTRSTAEDLFLSTAPDAERSKPAAIAASLYAAGLIAGERRSQGDVADAVGVTRLTVQNRWKSLLEEAGLEPPTW; this is encoded by the coding sequence GTGTATCGTGCAAGCGACCGACTGCAGAACGAACGGTGGCTCGCCGACCTCGACCGGGCGGCCGACGAGCTGGATCTCGGGAGCGACACCCGTTCGACCGCCGAGGACCTCTTCCTCTCGACGGCCCCCGACGCCGAGCGCTCGAAGCCCGCCGCGATCGCCGCGAGCCTCTACGCCGCCGGACTGATCGCCGGCGAGCGCCGCTCCCAGGGGGACGTCGCCGACGCCGTCGGGGTCACCCGCCTGACCGTCCAGAACCGCTGGAAGTCCCTGCTCGAGGAGGCCGGACTCGAGCCGCCGACCTGGTAG
- a CDS encoding winged helix-turn-helix domain-containing protein has translation MSDDDTDTGDEIPVEVDSEEDSDARTRIEEGADRAVEEFDRGIVDLLAWVLDTETRARIYVYLRQYPGSTSEEIAEGTGLYPSTVREALAELNEEGNVSREKRESEGAGNNPYEYTAIAPSELVGGILHQVQDELNTVFNLDQYLDEDGEETSRPISITVDDTDAGSEEPHDRDEADDPTGEDGEEIGE, from the coding sequence ATGTCCGACGATGACACAGACACCGGCGACGAGATACCGGTCGAGGTCGACTCCGAGGAGGACTCGGACGCCCGGACGCGTATCGAGGAGGGTGCCGACCGCGCGGTCGAGGAGTTCGACAGGGGGATCGTCGACCTGCTGGCGTGGGTGCTCGACACCGAGACCCGCGCGCGGATCTACGTCTACCTCCGGCAGTACCCCGGCTCGACCAGCGAGGAGATCGCCGAGGGGACGGGCCTCTATCCCAGTACCGTCCGCGAGGCGCTCGCGGAGCTCAACGAGGAGGGCAACGTCTCCCGGGAGAAGCGCGAAAGCGAGGGCGCGGGCAACAACCCCTACGAGTACACCGCCATCGCGCCCAGCGAGCTCGTCGGGGGGATCCTCCACCAGGTCCAGGACGAGCTCAACACGGTGTTCAACCTCGATCAGTACCTCGACGAGGACGGCGAGGAGACGAGCCGGCCCATCAGCATCACCGTCGACGACACCGACGCCGGTTCGGAGGAGCCGCACGATCGGGACGAGGCGGACGACCCGACCGGTGAGGACGGCGAGGAGATCGGGGAGTAG
- a CDS encoding antitoxin VapB family protein, protein MSKSIRVDEETHAALAALKGDDETFDDVLSRLIRERRESVREGAGLWEGTDAAEGARRARKEMKRSVGSR, encoded by the coding sequence ATGAGCAAGAGCATTCGAGTAGACGAGGAGACCCATGCAGCGCTGGCCGCGCTAAAGGGTGACGACGAAACGTTCGACGACGTCCTTTCGCGACTCATCAGAGAGCGACGCGAAAGCGTCCGGGAGGGTGCCGGGCTGTGGGAAGGCACTGACGCAGCGGAAGGCGCCCGCCGGGCACGAAAGGAGATGAAACGGAGCGTCGGCTCTCGATGA